A single window of Coffea eugenioides isolate CCC68of chromosome 7, Ceug_1.0, whole genome shotgun sequence DNA harbors:
- the LOC113777742 gene encoding probable LRR receptor-like serine/threonine-protein kinase At5g10290, producing the protein MELFFVILFLASLCSFVLPDEQGEALYALRSSLNASSSQLADWNQNQVNPCTWSKVICDNNYKVTTVSLSNMGFPGTLSPKIGVLKALTTLTLQGNGITGKIPEEFGNLTSLTMLDLENNHLSGEIPASLGNLKRLNFLILNQNNLTGAIPPSLSNLQSLVSVQLASNGLTGQIPDQFFEVSKYNFTGNSLNCGLNFPHPCESNNGGSSSKPKVGIIVGIVGGILGILLLGGLLLFVWRGRHRGYKREVFVDVAGEVDRRIAFGQLKRFAWRELQLASDNFSEKNVLGQGGFGKVYKGELADGTKVAVKRLTDYESPGGDAAFQREVEMISVAVHRNLLRLIGFCTTPTERLLVYPFMQNLSVAYRLRELKPGETVLDWPTRKSVALGTARGLEYLHEHCNPKIIHRDVKAANVLLDEDFEAVVGDFGLAKLVDVRKTNVTTQVRGTMGHIAPEYLSTGKSSEKTDVFGYGIMLLELVTGQRAIDFSRLEEEDDVLLLDHVKKLQREKKLDAIVDRNLSRNYNIQEVEMMIQVALLCTQASPEDRPAMSEVVRMLEGEGLAERWEEWQHVEVTRRQEYERLQRRFDWGEDSIYNQDAIELSGGR; encoded by the exons ATGGAGCTGTTCTTTGTGATTCTGTTCCTGGCAAGTTTGTGTTCCTTTGTCTTACCTGATGAGCAAG GAGAGGCTCTTTATGCATTAAGGAGCTCTCTCAATGCTTCAAGCAGTCAACTAGCAGATTGGAATCAGAATCAAGTTAATCCATGCACTTGGTCTAAGGTTATCTGTGACAACAATTACAAAGTCACCACCGT ATCCTTGTCCAACATGGGTTTTCCTGGCACCTTGTCTCCAAAAATAGGGGTTTTGAAGGCTCTTACGACACT TACACTGCAAGGAAATGGTATAACTGGCAAGATACCTGAAGAGTTTGGGAACTTGACAAGCTTGACCATGTTAGATTTGGAAAACAACCATTTGAGTGGAGAAATACCAGCTTCCCTTGGCAATCTCAAGAGGCTTAATTTCTT GATTTTGAATCAAAACAATCTTACTGGAGCAATACCACCATCACTCTCAAATCTTCAAAGTTTAGTTAGTGT TCAGCTTGCATCAAATGGTCTTACTGGCCAAATACCAGATCAATTCTTTGAAGTTTCCAAGTACAA TTTTACAGGAAACAGCCTGAATTGTGGTTTAAATTTCCCCCATCCATGCGAGTCTAATAATGGAG GTTCTTCAAGTAAACCAAAGGTTGGAATAATTGTTGGGATAGTTGGTGGAATTTTAGGTATTCTGCTTCTTGGAGGTTTGCTGTTATTTGTTTGGAGGGGCAGGCACAGAGGCTACAAGCGTGAAGTTTTTGTAGATGTTGCAG GTGAAGTCGATAGAAGAATTGCATTTGGTCAGCTGAAGAGATTTGCTTGGAGAGAATTGCAGCTTGCTTCAGACAACTTCAGCGAGAAAAATGTTCTTGGACAGGGAGGTTTTGGAAAGGTCTATAAAGGAGAGCTTGCAGATGGTACAAAAGTTGCTGTGAAGCGTTTAACAGATTATGAGAGTCCCGGTGGTGATGCAGCATTCCAGCGTGAAGTTGAGATGATTAGTGTGGCTGTACACAGAAATCTTCTACGACTGATTGGATTTTGCACTACCCCAACCGAACGCCTCTTGGTGTATCCATTCATGCAGAATCTAAGTGTTGCATATCGTCTTCGAG AGCTAAAACCCGGGGAAACTGTGCTGGATTGGCCAACAAGGAAGTCTGTAGCACTGGGCACAGCACGTGGACTGGAATACCTTCATGAACACTGTAATCCTAAAATTATCCACCGTGATGTCAAGGCTGCTAATGTATTGCTGGATGAAGATTTTGAAGCTGTTGTTGGTGATTTTGgcttggcaaaacttgttgatGTTAGAAAGACTAATGTTACAACCCAGGTTCGAGGCACCATGGGTCATATAGCTCCGGAATACTTGTCCACCGGCAAATCATCAGAAAAGACTGATGTTTTTGGTTATGGAATCATGCTGTTAGAGCTTGTGACAGGACAGCGGGCAATAGATTTCTCACGacttgaagaagaagatgatgtcTTGTTGCTTGACCAT GTCAAAAAATTGCAGAGGGAGAAAAAATTAGATGCTATTGTGGATCGCAACCTAAGCAGGAACTACAACATTCAAGAAGTAGAGATGATGATACAGGTTGCATTACTCTGCACCCAAGCATCACCAGAGGATCGACCGGCGATGTCAGAAGTGGTCCGCATGCTGGAAGGCGAGGGGCTAGCTGAGAGATGGGAAGAGTGGCAGCATGTCGAAGTTACCCGTAGGCAGGAGTATGAGAGGTTGCAGAGAAGATTTGACTGGGGAGAAGATTCAATTTATAATCAAGATGCTATTGAATTATCTGGTGGAAGATAG